A single genomic interval of Arachis duranensis cultivar V14167 chromosome 7, aradu.V14167.gnm2.J7QH, whole genome shotgun sequence harbors:
- the LOC107458217 gene encoding inositol transporter 1-like has product MYYSPIIIQLAGFKSNDAALFLSLIVSGLNAGGTILGIYLIDASGRKKLTLGSLSGVAIALTILSVACFIIGHGNASQVYVWLAIVGLALYIIFFAPGMGPVPWAVNSEIYPEEYRGICGGMSATVNWICSVIMSISFLSVVDAIGLGGSFMILLGVTVVAIVFVIIYMPETKGLTFEEVSNIWKEKAYGKDKNDISLVEKTIT; this is encoded by the coding sequence ATGTATTATAGTCCAATAATAATCCAATTAGCTGGGTTCAAATCAAACGACGCTGCATTGTTCTTGTCCCTCATTGTTTCTGGCTTGAATGCCGGTGGCACAATTCTTGGAATCTATCTTATCGACGCTTCAGGCCGCAAAAAGCTTACTCTTGGTAGCTTATCAGGTGTGGCTATAGCCTTGACCATCCTCTCTGTGGCATGCTTTATTATAGGACATGGCAATGCTAGTCAAGTATATGTGTGGCTTGCAATTGTGGGTTTGGCTTTGTATATCATATTCTTTGCCCCTGGTATGGGTCCTGTGCCATGGGCAGTGAACTCAGAGATTTATCCTGAAGAGTATAGAGGAATATGTGGTGGCATGTCTGCAACTGTGAATTGGATTTGTAGTGTTATAATGTCTATTAGTTTTCTTTCAGTAGTTGATGCCATAGGACTTGGTGGGAGTTTCATGATTCTCTTGGGAGTCACTGTGGttgcaattgtttttgtgatcatCTACATGCCAGAGACAAAAGGATTGACCTTTGAAGAAGTTTCAAACATTTGGAAGGAAAAAGCCTACGGAAAAGACAAAAACGACATAAGTTTAGTTGAGAAAACAATTACATGA